The Nicotiana tomentosiformis chromosome 9, ASM39032v3, whole genome shotgun sequence genome contains the following window.
ctcagaacttccatacgtttttctgagtatatactccttcgttctgcattgtttttaacttcaaacaaagcaactgtaagtgtgatttgctaccgaactttgtgttcgccgaaacactggggtttgaagtaccgctacaccagtgtgttattcgttctatcctgggaggaaataatccattaccttgggtactaggaggggattaaattccttaaggaaacactgtgaattcagtgggctcgaatttattattattgtttcattacgttaacttatattttgcagaattaatatttacaaatacagcaatattgaccgggaataacaatcttaaggaatttaatatttatttctgtacttgtgttattcttattattctgcaaactaaaacctttgtggtttgtgtactcccgttttggagagttaagccttcgtggcgttttgttggatattaaaatctacgtgatttttactccagtttgaaaacgtgtattaaacgtttgtttgtgtcattcttttctgaaaaagatgatgactgaaaacgaaaaccaagctgttccgatggcgactgccaacgcaacgacaagccgaacaccggcgttggcaccggcagaaaaacccgaaaaattttccgggattgatttcaaacgctggcagcagaagatgttcttctacttaactacgttatgtctacagaagttcatcaaggaagatgttcctgatctgccggataaaactccagataatgaacgctttctcgtgattgaagcgtggaagcattctgattttttatgcaagaattatattcttagcggactggatgataatctgtataatgtatacagtagcatggagacatccaaagaattgtggaatgcgcttgaaaagaaatataagactgaagatgccgggatgaagaaattcgttgccgcaaaatttttggactacaaaatgatagatagcaagtctgttattactcaagtccaggaattgcaagtgattattcatgatctacttgctgaaggtcttgtaatcaacgaagcattccaagtagcagcaatgattgagaagttgcctccgttgtggaaggacttcaaaaattatttgaaacacaaacgaaaggaaatgtcccttgaagatctcattgttcggttgagaatcgaagaggacaataaagctgctgaaaggagaggccgtggaaattcaacaataatgggagcaaatattgttgaagctaacaaaaagaggaagaaggcttctggtccgaaatacaacccaagcaagaagcggttcagtggaaactgctacaactgtgggaaaaccggacacaaatctacggagtgtcgtgctccgaagaaagacaagaaaaggggtcaagcaaacatggtagtaaaccatgatgatgttgataacttgtgtgtcatgctctctgaatgtaacttggtgggaaatcctaaactgtggtggtttgattcaggagccactcgccatgtttgtgcagttagagaggcttttgctacctatgctcttgctgaacccggagagacagtttatatgggaaatgcttcaacagcaaaagttgaaggatatgggaaggtatttctaaaaatgacttctggcaaggtcatgactttgaacaatgtccttcatgttcccgaaatgagaaagaatttagtctctactggacttcttgttaagcacggttttaagtgcgtttttgtatccaacaaggttgtaattagtaagaatggaatatttgtgggaaaaggttacctcaccgagggccttttcaatctaaatgtaatggttgttgaaaataataataatatttcagcttcttcttacttacttgagtcaaatgatttatggcatgtacgtttgggtcatgtcaattataaaaccttacggaaaatgattaacttggaagtactgcccaagtttgaatgcgaaaaatcaaaatgtcaaacatgtgtggaatctaagtatgttaaacatccttataagtcagttgaaaggaattcaaatcctttagacttaattcacacagatatttgtgacatgaagtcaataccatctcgcggtggaaagaagtatttcataacttttattgacgatggtactcgatattgctatgtttacttactgaatagtaaagatgaagcaatagacgcattcaggcaatacaaaaatgaagttgaaacgcaacttaacaagaaagtaaaaatgataagaagtgataggggtggtgaatatgaatctccttttgaagaaatatgtttagaatatggaattattcatcaaacaacagccctttacacgccccaatctaatgggattgcggaaagaaagaatcgcacattaaaggagatgatgaatgcgttgttgataagttctggtttgccacagaacttgtggggggaagccattcttacggctaatcgaatattaaatcgagtgccccatagcaaaacacaatccattccttatgaacaatggaaaggaaggaagcccaacttgaattattttaaagtgtgggggtgtttggcaaaagtgcaagttcctaaacccaaaagggtaaagataggaccgaaaaccgttgattgtgttttcataggatatgcgacaaatagtaaagcatatcgatttctggttcataaatcagaaaatcccgacattcataataatacggttatagaatcagataatgctgagttttttgaaaatatatatccgtataaaaaggaatgtgagtcgtttggtgaaggatctaaacgacctcgggaagaaacaaaagaaagtacatgtaatcaggagaatccaagacgtagtaaacgtcaaagaacgtctacttcatttggaccagattttgtgactttcttattggagaatgagcctcaaacatttaaagaagctatgacttcttcggaatcattgttttggaaagaggcagtcaatagtgaaatagaatccatattgaacaaccatacatgggaattggttgatcttcctcctggaaataaacctttgggttctaaatggatttttaagagaaaaatcaaagatgatggcactattgataaattcaaggtaaggctcgtagtcaaaagggtatagacaacgagaaggtctagactactttgatacatactctccagttacaagaattacgtccatacggatgttagtagcattagctgcagtgtatggtcttgaaattcatcaaatggatgttaagacggccttcttaaatggagagttggaggaagaaatttacatggaacaacctgaagggtttgtggttccaggtaaagaaaagaaggtatgtagacttgttaagtctctttacggactaaaacaagcacccaaacaatggcatgcgaaatttgaccaaacaatgttgtcaaatggttttaagataaatgaatgtgataaatgcgtgtacattaaaaatgttccaaatcacatagtcattgtttgcctatatgtggatgatatgttgataatgagtaatgacattgccaacataaatgctactaagcgtatgctcaatagcaagtttgatatgaaagacttgggagttgctgatttaattctggaaattaagatcaataagactcctcaaggtctggcattgtcacaatctcattatattaagacagtacttgaaaaattcaagcacttgggctttaaagttgcaaagactctaattgacgtgaatcttgcattagcaaagaacaaaggccaaagcatatcacaattggattatgctcgtgtattgggatgcttaatgtatatcatgaattgtacacgaccagacatagcttgtgctataagtaaactgagtcgatatacgagcaatccaggccaatctcattggatggcaatgaaacgagttttgggatatttagaacatacccagaactttgaattgcactacagtaatttccctgcggtgattgagggatactgtgatgcaaattggatcaccggttcaactgattctaagtccacgagtggatatgtattcactattggtggaggagcggtatcttggaagtcgtccaaacaaacatgtattgcccgctctacaatggaggctgaattcatagccttagataaagccggtgaagaagctgaatggctccggaatttcttggaagacattccattttggcccaaaccgttggcaccaatatgcatacattgtgatagtcaagcggcaattggaagggctgggagcatcatgtataacggtaaatctcgtcatatacgacgaagacataaaaccgttaggcaattactctctagaggaattatcacaattgactatgtaaagtcaagtgataatgtgtcggatccacttacaaaaggcctaactagagaggtagttgagaaatcatcaaggggaatggggctatggccgagaacaagtcattgtggcggtaactctacctagaagactggagatcccaagatctaggttcaaagagatcaaacaaagtcattaatgacggttcaacattgtcaaataaaattttagtccattctcgtgatgagacaatgttcagtaccaaggataaagcattaaggctttttaatgatttctaaatttgatacggggtatatcaaatagtgtatctacaggatgacacgtttaggaatcacctatttaagtgtgaagtgtgagccgcttcaaggagaactttgtaaggccagttctctacgcacttatgaaaccaggcggtgttcatggctgaaacgaacacaacaatgagaaccaaagacggttaagggttgattgtgtgacttatggttgtctaggtatacaccaaagatcgacggttcaaagatatcaaatctaccgattgaccgagtatatccgacataagtttactacggaaagttcaaagggaaacctacttatccagatgcaattaatccttgcttgtaaatcacacagtttttcatgcatacttccgtgatatagccattccccattcatgtgggggattgttgaggttttattttttaagatgtaatattcttaaaatgagggtgaatgggaaatggagggaaaataaaattttgagtaaaattttaagttttccctcttaacaatgagacattgtcccatattggaagtggaagacatttttggtgggtatatatataattgctcttcttgtagctcttaaagagttaagaagaaagcaagcctcgcgccgtcgtcgtcgctcgctcgctcggctcggctacggctacggcttcggcttcggcttcggcttcggatttggatttggatttggatttggtcaaatgatcgattgattgattaattttttggaccaaatttatttgttaatagtaaatattaacgtaagattatccgtatttgtaaacggatattttccaatccgtgtattgataatttggcagccggataatggttcttcccaccatgaagtgcttgctccacaaatatgaagtgcttgctccacaaatatgtaatgcttgatccaccatgaagggtggacgtttggtcttgcactccttcttggctgctatatatatatgagcagcaaatgttgaagaaatactcaactcaacatacaattcgctcaacaaattggctatacattgcaccccttcctctcagaacttccatacgtctttctgagtatatactccttcgttctgcattgttttttaacttcaaacaaagcaactgtaagtgtgatttgctaccgaactttgtgttcgccgaaacactggggtttgaagtaccgctacaccagtgtgttattcgttctatcctgggtggaaataatccattaccttgggtactaggagaggattaaattccttaaggaaacactgtgaattcagtgggctcgaatttattattattgtttcattatgttaacttatattttgcagaattaatatttacaaatacagcaatattgaccgggaataacaacaTCTAAGCCACTTGAAGTGGATATTCTAGTTTTGAACAGGTATGTGTAAGTGCATGTACAAGTCACCATAAGAAATCCACTCAAAAGAGAAAAATATATTGAAAAGCTCATTGTATTGGCAATAACTGACACCCCCAAGCAAGCACAAGTCAGTTGATCAATTAATTAAGCAACCTAGACAATCAAGTAACCTTAGAGTTAATCAATTAAGAGGAATGCAAGTATCTATTTCTGCTAAAAAGGTAACAGGAAACTAAAAGGCCTCTCATTGATAAGAAAAGTTGGAAAACGACAACAATGGCGCAATTAAATTTGAGACAAAGTTATACAACCGTATGCTCTTCTTGGTACCTTCAAAGCATGAGTTGCTTCAATTCAAGATTTTTCTTAAGTAGGTATCCAACTTGATTATATATGACTTAGGACGAACTATTAGGCTTTGAGCTGTCCCAATACACACTATTTTCAAGATTAATCATTTAACTTCATATTCTAGGAATCTTACGTCAAGCTCCAGTATACAAAGATGTTTAAGTTTCTGATAATATGTCTTatctcaaaaaataaaaagatcacATTAAAGAATCTTCCTTTACTCTCTCATGATATTTCATCCAGGAGAAATATATTAGTTAAATGTCACACTATGATTTTTATAACAAGCTTGACCTTTTATTTTAAGGTGAAACCAATCTTCTTATATCATGATTCCTTAAAATAATAATAACCTTTTACGTTTTTATTTCCTAATATCTTTTGGTAGTTTACCTTCTAAAAAAAAATTTGGTAGTTTCCAAAAAGGATACATAGTTAACACAGAGGAACAAAGAAACCATGTAAGAAAAGTATGCCCAAAGGCAAACAGCAAAGAAGCTCGaataaaaataattaagagaAACATACAATTCATATGTGTAAGTATTTCAATTAACGCGTAATGAGAATCTTCTTTAATAGGCATGAACTTCTCCTAATTGGTTCTATTTTGAGTTAGACTGATTTGTTATACTGCTATAACAAATTGAGACTTAGTTTTCTATACCACAAAGGGGAGTAGAAATGAGCAAAGAGAACTAATTAGTGAGATTGCTGATAAATTTGCAACATTGCAAGatcaataaataagaaaatattttatttttacccaTGCCCCCAACAGTGAGAGTGACTTCCCATAACCAGTCAACCAAAACATCTCATCATGCCAATATTTCTTGTTGTTTAAATCTCATAATGTCCCTAGTTTGAGAGCAAATATTTGATCAAGCATAAGTGAGTCGAGTGGATTGAGGCTTTCTTTTTGTGATAACCATAGTGTTCGGACCAACTTGCCCACGATCCAATTAATTCTACAGGATACTTGTTCCCTCTCACCTGCATAGGTAACTCTGTCCACCAAGAAAAAAATCACCTACTATTTTTGCCTCCCTTTGGGATTTAGCTGAGCTCATGGTTCTTTGCCAATGTTTGATGAGAGTCAAAACGTACCATGTCTAGAAAAGCTAAAATAAACATCCCAAAGTACCAAATTAAGTCTATAAGACCAGTAATAACTTTCAGGTGCGTGTTAATTTGAGTAAAGGCGCAGATACTGCTGAAGGTAATAACTTTCACGTGAAACATGCCACAGCTGATCATGTGGAGAAGGAGACTGGTGCTTCTATGGAGGTTGTACCAGGCGCTACAATGAATGATCCAAAAGCTAATGGTGTTACAAGGAATTTGAAAGCATCAGATTTGAGTCGTGATCAACAGGTTCTGAAAAGCAGCAGAAAAATTCAAATGACATAGGTGCTCGACTTGAGATCGTAACTGTTGATGATCACACTGGTGAGGCAAGTCAAGTACCTACTGCTACTACACCAATTCTCCATATTTCCAATTCGGGAGTAGCTAAAATCATAAAGGATTCCCGGACAACTATGTTGATGAATACAACTCCAAAGATCACGGCACCACTAGTTACTTTTAATACATCAGTTCATGAGATCCCATCCCAATCGATTGAGTCTTTTTGTGAGCAATCAAGCATCCACAAAGGAGGTGAGTGCTTATAATGAGAAACAAGGTGTGACAAGTGATGCTATGGTTAATCGTAAGACATGGGCAGATCAAGTGGAAGAGGATGATGAAGATAATGCCTTTAACTTCCAGGAAGCAAGCAACGATGAAGCAGATTATGGTTCCAAGAGTTATAGTTCGAATAAGAAGGCAGTAGAGGTGTATGAACAGGCTTCTAATTTCTAATAGCTGGTAAAGTAAGAGAGAGTTAGGCCCAAATGCGCCTGTATTTGTACCTACTGGGCAGCAGCAAATTTCAGCAGTTGGCTTGAAGGATCGATCTAATACTAAGGCTCTATCAACAGGAAAGGTGGCAAGCACAGGTTCTCCTATTGCAAGGTACAATTTGACTCCTACAAATATTCTTCAAGCTCTTGTTTCTCATGATATGGAGACTTTGAAAGCTCTTGAGGATCCGAGTAAGGCATTAGCTACTACTTCCAAGCCAATTGGTATTATGGCCAAGACACATGAGCAGGGAGCTCTAAGTGTCCGGATACAATCCTATTGAAGCATTTGGTGCGGATATAGGTCAAGATTTTTATGAAGAAGGGGAAGAGGAAGAACTTCTAGATGCAAGCTTTGCAAATGTAGCTAGGGATGGAGATCTCTCACGTAGACACTTGAAAAGTGGTTCTAACAAAAGCAAAACGAAGGCACATGAGAGGCAACATAGTTAGGATGACAAGGTCACACAAGAAGTTGTCATTAGGCATCTTCCAATGAGAGTTGCAAAGCAAAAAGGGGATGCCCATACCACCTCCACAAGGTCTAATAGTTCCAAGAAGAAATGATGAAGTTTGAAGAATTTTAAGATAGTTGAAGAAGAAGACAAGGAGCTACAAGTTGAAGAACTCACAAGATTGAAGAAGGGGCAAGATTCTTATTTCTACATCATcctattttatcattttttaagCATTATCATATGTAATATCATCACAGAGTGTGTTATAAACTCTATGATGATCATAGAGTATCTAGTACTTTCTAGTTCTTATTTCTTACATGCTTGCTAGTAGATGAGGTTGCTCATGCCTCAATAGGAATTGTAAGGTAAGGTCTAGCTCAGTAAGTGTTTGTTATATGTCATATGCCTTTGGGAAGTATCCAAATGGCTATGAGATCATCCGCCCTCGTGAGACTTTGCCCGCGGCCGTCATGAGTCTGCCATCATGAGGCGATGGAGGCGCACATGGATGATTATATGCCCAAGGCAATAGAAGCAAAACTATTGTAGCTTTTGCCTCCTTACTTGTACTTTTCCTTTgtggttttttctttttctattattAATAAAAATAGCTACTAGGCACCCTgcctagtagtatatttgctaaAAAAAGGGTCTATAAGACCAGTTGAACATAAAAATCATTAATCCCTTCCTAAGCCAATTTCTTAGGAGCAAAAGCAATATATAGCACAAAGTTATCTAATTCAGCAAAATTTTCAAGCTGCAGAATCTTGCTTTTGTAATTGAACTCTCAAAATAATCTATTGATGGGCATGAAGAACGAGAAAGAAAACTAACTACTTGCGCAGGAGAAGCCCGTGTATGTGCAGAACAAATTGGGAAAAACTAAAGGCAAAAAAGAATAAGGGGAGAATAAACTTACCCGATAACTGTAgcagcccaactacaaaatcatATATGGAGAGATGGGGAAGTAGTCCTTCAAAATTACAGAAAGATAAGGACCAAAATATTTATCTGCCATTGTTCAGTGAACATCAATTAAGTGCTTAGCAAAGACGACATATGAACAACACAAAATTTTAACCCATAAATTATAGGCAAGCGAAGGCAGCAAACTAATTATTTGTTGCCATCAGAATTTGGATCGGTAGCAGAGGAAAAGTAATACTTGCATAGTACATGCGTCATATCCTTAAGGGATATCTCTGACTCATATCGCAGATAAAACAAAACCAAGCaaaatattttacaattttatcCCGGGAAGCAGGACGACGAAGTTCTGCTTATTCCCGCTTCTAAATAGTAGGAATTATATGCATTTTACTGAAGGAGTTGGCATATATCTTTAGACCGTGGTTAGTAAAATCGTAAGAAGCATTAGTAGCAAAGATGAACATGTTTCTAAGAATAGCAGTTTGTGTGGCTATTTCTGAGTACACACAAACGCCAATAACAGCGCAGGCCTGACATGTTAGATATAGTATACAAAAGGATTATCATATCCGAGGATTTTTAGCTGCTTATCATATCCGAGGATTTTTAGCTGCTTATCATATCAAAGTGTATGCAGATTTTCAGTCGAAGACAACAGAATACCTTTGAGTAGGAAAACTGAAGGCAATGGAGAATGTTTCACAAGGTGTTGAAATCATCCCTTCGGCTTGGCATTTCATCAAGAACAGTAAATGAAGACACAATTAAAACAGTTGCAAAACTTAAGTCTCGTTTCAAAAATAATAAGTAAAGAAAGGGTCAATTTGGATGAAGCAAACAAAAATCCACACAATGCCCAAATTTGAAATGCTAAAATAGCAATGGGGTCAACTTTGACAGCATCAGAAATCCAAacaaaaaaaatcacaaaattgCTTAAAGAAAAAACACAAGAAAGATTAGAACTGACATGCATCAAGGAGTTTGCACCATGTAACTGAATCCACAAATATTCAACTGATAAGCTCAGACACAATAAATTGCAAAGAAGTGTTGTTGAAGAGTTATAAGTATCATTTCACTTTTTAATCATTAAAGATAACATTAGTTCCTCTTACAATGCTCAACAAGGATACATCATATGCAATAAGATACGTGAGTAATATCTCCTAACATTAGGAACATGAATCCTTTATCCTATAACATAAAGGGAATAAATACTTAAGAGGGAAGGACCTGTATGCTTCCTAAAGAAAACAAGCTTTTCGAGTAAATTCCTTAACAATTTAACCCAAGTCTTGCCACTCCTCTGAAGCATTTTCTTTTTAGGTTAAATAGTAAGAAAACAAGGGATAAATACTAAGAGGGAAGGACCTATATGCTTCTTAAAGAAAACAAGCTTTTCGAGTAAATTCCATAAGGATGTAACCCAAGTTTTTTCACTCCTCTGAAGCATTTTCTTTTCAAGTCATAGAAGATCACGACTTCATGCAAATGTGTGAATATAATCTCTTCATTCCATGTCATGAAGAAAGACTTAATATTCGCAGACCCAAAGCTGACCAAATCGATGCTATACTCCTTTACCCAACTGCAACTTATTTTATCCTTGAGTATCCACAGGTCTAGAATTGAACTCCTGCGAAAGCGGCGTGCGTCTGGCATGCAAAGCATCCCTTTCATATCCATTAGACTCAGGCCTAAAATACCCTCAAAAGATGATGGGTAAGATATAGATAGGAATTTTTCATTTTCAAAGTCAAATGAAACAATTCGCTTAGGACGACGGAAAGGACGAAAAGCTATGGTCGTCCAATACATACATTCATTTACTAACAGCCCTGGCAAGCACGGATGATGAGGAGGCTTGTCTTCAATTTCTTTCCATCTATTTAAAGAAATGCCACCAACCATATTTAGGGTAAAAACCTCACATTTTAGCTGTGCAAGCTGAACCTCCCCAGGAAGACACTGGGGACCCCTATAGAAAAAATGCACCACTTTGTATTCCTTCCTTGAGTGAAGATATCCAATCCCAAAATGGTAATATCCAGGGGTAGCAGAAGGTGAACAgtccggcaattcacacaattgTTGCAAGGCAGGATTGCACAAATAAATACGACAATCCGTTGAAAGGCAAACCAAACCAGCGCATACACGCCATCTGCTACAAGCGAGTTGGCTATCAGGGACGGTGACGGTGTATAACTCCTCCTTGCTTCCTTCCATGTCAACTGAAACAAATCGCATCCCGGAACCTTTTGACCGTGGCAACCACTTGGGTTCCACAAAAAGAAGCTGGGGGGCATTTTCCATTGATTGTCTCAGGTAAGAATGAAGGAAAGAAGGACTAGTAATAAAATCATTCCACGACTTGGATGTGCACCTTAACATGGATAACATTCGCTATTTGCATTCCCTTTGTCCTCCTCCTCTGTACTACTACAACTTTTCCTCATGTGTAGTATTGATATTTTCATCTTCTTATTAGGCTGCTGCAATATCATCAATAAGATATTAGATACTTAAAGTGAGATTTGTAATTTTAATTGCTTTTTTTCCTTGCATAAACCCGctataattcttttgttaatGCGAAACATAAAGGGAAGGAACCAATGGCCGAGCTAGCATTTTTATTAAAgggctcaaaatataaaaatgtaaTCACACAAGAATTTCAGGGATTCAGAATTTCCTATATATACGCACACACacatcaaaaaaataatatttacaaatatattTTTCTTATCATTCAGCTAATTAATTAACCCACTTCAGTATAACTAAAAATCAAAAAGCCTAATCTAAAATTGAGCCTTTTATCTCTTCTGAATTTTGCAATCCTATAgtatattttatatcaaatttaTAAGATTAAAAAGTAGATAGATAGGAAGATAGATATATATAGTTGTTCAAAGTAGTACCTTTTTCTTGTGAATATTTTGGCGTCGACTAACTTCCATTTTTGCTAAGAATGCGGCATCTACGATTTGATTTTTAGTTCCACTATTTTAGATTTTATCCTTATTGTTTTAAAAGTTTAGCTAAATATAGCTTTTGAAAAATTATTCCTCATGGGCATGTTCGATTAAGGTCTAATGTTTGATTCTATAATTTAAACTTGCTTACAAAATGTTAGATTATGGTCCAACGTTTGCAATAGTTTATTTTAGATTATGATTTAACATTTTCTCATGAGTTTTTtaatttactttaaaaaattcTTTAGATCGTGATCTAAAAGGTTCATTTTTGCTAGAAATGTTGCCTCTAGAATTTGCTTTCCCCTTTTTATTTTGAAAGTCAAAAAATGGAGAATAGATGTCATATGACTCATGTCTTGTTAAATTGTGCACGTCTTATTGAATTTTACTAAAAAGATATTAATACCATCTTatcaattaattaattgttgttgttagagTATATGATTAAAATGTTGTAGCACAAAGAAAATATATGGTTACGATGAAGTAGTAGTTTTTCATTGTTAGCAGATAGCTATCACTAACGCAATTCTGTCAAAACTTTGAAGTTAAGCGTGTGGATGAAATAAGTTTTTTAGATTTGAATTCtaagaatgaaaaaaaaaatagtaggGAGCGTTTCTCTTTAACATGCCTTTAGCGCGATGCGAATCCAAATATTAATCGGATCCCCTAAACGGACATTAGACACTTATTAGCAAGCTAAAACAAATATATTTTCTGAAATAAGAAGGAataattgttgcggaagccaaatgtatatagtgtgaatgagtcacaactactataccaaaaattatgacaaccactaaataataaacaataagacaacaataaaagaacaccagaatttacgaggttcggccaattttgcctacttcctcggacacaatcaatattttattccactccaaaattacaagtgaaataatactaaagagagaagatacaaatgccttaagaagataaaaggcaaatgagaggtgtatttaaatcctaaacattaggcctccttttat
Protein-coding sequences here:
- the LOC138899517 gene encoding F-box protein At3g07870-like: MLSMLRCTSKSWNDFITSPSFLHSYLRQSMENAPQLLFVEPKWLPRSKGSGMRFVSVDMEGSKEELYTVTVPDSQLACSRWRVCAGLVCLSTDCRIYLCNPALQQLCELPDCSPSATPGYYHFGIGYLHSRKEYKVVHFFYRGPQCLPGEVQLAQLKCEVFTLNMVGGISLNRWKEIEDKPPHHPCLPGLLVNECMYWTTIAFRPFRRPKRIVSFDFENEKFLSISYPSSFEGILGLSLMDMKGMLCMPDARRFRRSSILDLWILKDKISCSWVKEYSIDLVSFGSANIKSFFMTWNEEIIFTHLHEVVIFYDLKRKCFRGVKKLGLHPYGIYSKSLFSLRSI